The following is a genomic window from Elusimicrobiaceae bacterium.
GGCGGAAGTGGCTCACCAGCTGCGGCTGCGCAATATCGGCGGCATAATAGTGATTGATTTTATTGACATGAAAAAAGCCTCCAACCGCAACAAAGTGGTTGAAGCGCTGACGCGCGCGGTCAAGCGCGACCGGGCGAAAATCCGCATTCTGCCGATCACCCGGCTGGGGCTGGTGGAAATGACGCGCGAACGCAAACGCGAAAGCACGGGAAGCCTGCTTACAGAGGAATGTCCCGAGTGCCACGGTTCCGGGCGCGTGCTTTCTTCGGAGAGCATGCGCATAAAAATACAGCGCGAGATCCGCAATCTTACGCTGGGCCGGCCGGGCGGGAACATGCGGCTGGTTCTGCATCCGATGCTGGCCGAAACGATGCGTTCCCGGCAGGAGCAGATCGAGCGGAACGTGCACCGCGGCATAAAGATCCAGTCGGATCCGCAATTGACATGGGAAGATTACCGGATAGTGCTGGAGTAACACACTGGAGAGTAGTGAAGATGAAAAGACTCATTTCCGTTGCTGTGTCATTTATGTGCGTTCTGGCGGGGCTGGCCGGTCCGGCCCCGGCCAGAACGGTCAGGGACAAGATCCAGTTCGCGGTGGCCGGGAAATACGCCGGCAGCGTGGACACTCTGGAGATTGACGGCAACCTCCATGTACAGGCCAAAACCGTATGCCAGCTGCTTAAGGGCACGGTTTACTGGAACGCCAGGTCCGGCGGGCTCAGCTGCCGGATAAAACGGGTTGCGGCGGTTTTCAAAACCGGCAGCCGGGAGGTGCGCGTTGACGGCAGGGATTACGAGATGTCGTCGGCGCTGCGCGTGTCGGACGGCATACCTTACCTGCCGATTGATTTCATCACCGGCGACACTTTCGGCCCGGCGATCGAGCGGGAGATATCCTATAACGAAACGGCGCATTCGCTGGACGTGGAAAAACCCTATAACGTCAGCCAGGTGGATTATTTCTCGTACGGCACTTCGATGCGCCTGAGTTTTGATCTTAAGGGTGTCGAGAAATTTTCCGCCGTGGAGAAGGGGCCCCGGCATGTGCAGATTGTAATTGCCGACGCGCTTGCGCAGCTGGAGGAGAAGGTTCGCCTCAACGACGAGTTCGTGCAGAGCGTGGCGGTCAGCGGTTCCAACGGCAATGTGCAGATTGACATTTACCTGTCCGAGAACGATGATGTCTGGAAAGCTGGCCGCGAGCAGGATACGCTGGTGATCGAGGTGTCGAAGAAAACCGGTGACGAGCGTGAGGAGGATGCTGGCGGGCGGACGGAAGCCACGGTTCGCGGCATAAGCGACAGCGGGGAGGATTACGGCGTCGCGGTTGTTTCGGAAGACACGCTCCAGATTCCCGACATTATTTCGCCCGACCGCGCCGGGCGCAGGAGAATCGTCATAGATCCGGGCCACGGCGGCAAGGATCCCGGCGGGCGCAAGCGGTACGGCCTGCCGGAGAAATCGCTCAATCTGCGTGTCGCCAAGGAGCTGGCCCAGCTGTTGGCGGACGACGGCGGTTACGACATTCTGGTGACCCGCACCTCCGATTATTACATTTCGCTGCCGCAGCGCTGCGATATGGCCAACGAGTTCAAGGCCGATCTGTTTGTTTCGCTTCACGCCAACGCCAATTCCAACAGGCGCGAGAAAGGGTTCGAGGTTTATTTCATGTCGGAGAACGCGTCCGATCCTCTGGCGGCGGCGGTTGCCGCGAAGGAAAACTCCGTTCTGCGGCCGGACGAAAAAATGCCGCTCGAAGATCCCGCCGAAATGCTTTTGCATTCAATGGCGCGCAATGAGTACATGAACGAGGGCGCGCGGCTGTCGGGCATGATAGTAAAAAGGCTCGGAATCCGTACGCCGCTCAAGAACCGCGGCGTGAAGCAGGCCGCTTTTTATGTGCTGCGCGGGACCTACGCGCCGGCGGTGCTGGTCGAGACCGGGTTCATGTCAAATGCCGACGACTGCAAGCAGCTCAACAATCCGAAAGTGATCAAAAAAATCGCCAGAGGCATTTACGAAGGCATTGATGACTACGCAAAAGCGAACGGCTGGAAATAATCCGCGCCTGCGCCGCCTGCTGCTGTCGTTTGCCGGCGCGGCGGTTCTGGCGGGCGGGTACTATTTGCTGGTGAGACAGCTGGCGTACCGCATGACCTATCATTTCGATACCGTCATAAAAACCACGCCCGACACAATCGGTCTGCGCTATTCCCCCGTGGAACTCGATTTCAAAGGCCGTCATGTTTCCGGCTGGTATCTGCCGGCCGCGCGGGCCGACGGGCCGACGGTGCTTTACTGTCACGGCAACGCCGGCAACATTTCAGGCGAATTGCGGCTTTGCAAGGCGCGCCTGCTGCATGACATGGGGCTGGGCGTGCTGATGTTTGATTACGGCGGGTTCGGGCAGAGCCGGGGCAAAGCGTCGGAAGCGGGGCTTCGCGCCGACGCGCGCGCCATGTATTACCGGCTGGCGGGCATGGGTATTGAGCCGGGCCGGATCATACTGTACGGCGAATCGCTCGGCACGGCGGTCGCCTGCGCGCTGGCTACGGAAGTGAATGCGGCGGCGCTGATACTGGAAAGCCCGTTCACTTCGCTGGCGGATATGGGCAGGGCAACGCTGCCGTGGCTTCCCGCAGGGCCGGTGCTGGGCGATTCTTACGCGACGCTCAGGCGTATAGCCGAGATAAAAATGCCGCTTCTGATTTTCCACAGCCGCGAGGACGAAGTCGTTCCTTTCAGTCAGGCGCGGCGCAATTATGAGGCCGCGCGCGAGCCTAAAACTTTTATCGAGCTGTCCGGCGGCCACTCGGACGGGTTCAGGAGTTCCGGCCCGGTTTACACTGCCGGGCTTAAGCGGTTCCTGCTTGAGCGGCTTGGGTTTGACGCCGCTGCCGGGCGGTATGTCCGGGCGCGGGATCCGGGCGTGAAAATAGAGCGCACGGCCGGCGTGAAGCTGAATTTGAAGGATTTGAAAAACAGGGGTTGACTTTAGTGTTTGCGGGTGTATACTAGGGGTGAGGCTGAGCGGTGCCTGACTGAAAAAAGGCTTTTCCGCCGCCTTGTGTAGCCCGCGGGCGAACCCGAACCGGTGTTGCCCGCCTATTTGGAAAAGCAGGAACCGCGGTTGAATGAACGTATGGCGGCCAGTCCGGCTGGCGGGTTCGGATGCGAAGTTGCAGGCGCTGGCAGCGGCAGGTCGCGGCAGGAGTGAACTTACAATTGAAATCCGCCCCCGGAAGGCAACTGCGGGGGCGGATTTCTGTTGTTTGGAAAAGTCGTGTTACACGTCGGTATTGACGGCCTGCACTTCCGGGGCCGCCCGTTTGACGGGTTGGGGCAGCACATGCCAGATCCGCGTGAGCAGAACAGTGCCGATGATGCCGAACGGGAGCATAAACAGCGGCCAGTAGTTCCAGCCGAGCGCGGGCGAACTGGTGATGTGGCCGATGGCGAACGCCTGTATCGCGGTGCCGAGATACACAAAGCCGTCTATGATCCCGACCGCGGTGCCGGCGCCCTTGCGGCCGCCGAAATCCATCGTGGCGGTGCCGCTGAGCATGCCGTGCGTGCCGATTACGCAGATGGACATGAGGAACGTGAGCAGCGACAGCGTCCAGCCGTTTTCAAGGCAAAACAGCATGAACACCGTGCAGACGGTCATGGTCACATATAGCAGTCCGGCGGACGGCGCGCGGCGGGAATTAAAGAACCGGTCGCTCACCCAGCCCGCGAAAACCCCGCCGGTCACGCCCGCTATCATCTGGATCAGGCCCCAGTTGTCGAGCGTGTATTTAAAGCCGGTGGTTATGCCGCGCGCAAGGTTTTCCTTGGCGAAAATCGGATACCACTGCATGATGCCGTTGCGGGTTATGCCGGTGCACATCTCCACAAACGCGATTGTAAGGATTACCGGGTTTGTAAGAACGCGTTTAAGGAT
Proteins encoded in this region:
- a CDS encoding ribonuclease E/G, translating into IDKDIDNLRRVKLELPNGGTIIIQEAESLCAIDVNTGKFTGNKSQEETVTQTNIEAAAEVAHQLRLRNIGGIIVIDFIDMKKASNRNKVVEALTRAVKRDRAKIRILPITRLGLVEMTRERKRESTGSLLTEECPECHGSGRVLSSESMRIKIQREIRNLTLGRPGGNMRLVLHPMLAETMRSRQEQIERNVHRGIKIQSDPQLTWEDYRIVLE
- a CDS encoding N-acetylmuramoyl-L-alanine amidase — its product is MKRLISVAVSFMCVLAGLAGPAPARTVRDKIQFAVAGKYAGSVDTLEIDGNLHVQAKTVCQLLKGTVYWNARSGGLSCRIKRVAAVFKTGSREVRVDGRDYEMSSALRVSDGIPYLPIDFITGDTFGPAIEREISYNETAHSLDVEKPYNVSQVDYFSYGTSMRLSFDLKGVEKFSAVEKGPRHVQIVIADALAQLEEKVRLNDEFVQSVAVSGSNGNVQIDIYLSENDDVWKAGREQDTLVIEVSKKTGDEREEDAGGRTEATVRGISDSGEDYGVAVVSEDTLQIPDIISPDRAGRRRIVIDPGHGGKDPGGRKRYGLPEKSLNLRVAKELAQLLADDGGYDILVTRTSDYYISLPQRCDMANEFKADLFVSLHANANSNRREKGFEVYFMSENASDPLAAAVAAKENSVLRPDEKMPLEDPAEMLLHSMARNEYMNEGARLSGMIVKRLGIRTPLKNRGVKQAAFYVLRGTYAPAVLVETGFMSNADDCKQLNNPKVIKKIARGIYEGIDDYAKANGWK
- a CDS encoding alpha/beta hydrolase; the protein is MTTQKRTAGNNPRLRRLLLSFAGAAVLAGGYYLLVRQLAYRMTYHFDTVIKTTPDTIGLRYSPVELDFKGRHVSGWYLPAARADGPTVLYCHGNAGNISGELRLCKARLLHDMGLGVLMFDYGGFGQSRGKASEAGLRADARAMYYRLAGMGIEPGRIILYGESLGTAVACALATEVNAAALILESPFTSLADMGRATLPWLPAGPVLGDSYATLRRIAEIKMPLLIFHSREDEVVPFSQARRNYEAAREPKTFIELSGGHSDGFRSSGPVYTAGLKRFLLERLGFDAAAGRYVRARDPGVKIERTAGVKLNLKDLKNRG